In one Alnus glutinosa chromosome 12, dhAlnGlut1.1, whole genome shotgun sequence genomic region, the following are encoded:
- the LOC133852674 gene encoding uncharacterized protein LOC133852674: MCRYEIEIQGVHVKVSIADRAALVDAHISELRSPFDQKLPSVAPPLVAFDIKCIPSYNGAALLVLCVGTRCLIVQLYCIDSFPESIKKFLNDQNVCFVGVGVKEKVGKLQHWPQMCGCKTGVELGHLAARVLKKPNLDDGCDLVELASEVGLFYGEPKSVDTFSDWTARVFTHEQVKHAIYDAYGSYRISDSLLGLL, encoded by the coding sequence ATGTGTAGATATGAAATAGAAATACAAGGAGTTCATGTAAAGGTGAGTATAGCAGACCGTGCTGCTCTTGTAGATGCACATATTTCTGAGTTAAGGTCTCCCTTTGATCAAAAGCTGCCTTCTGTTGCTCCTCCCCTTGTGGCGTTCGATATTAAGTGCATTCCAAGCTACAATGGTGCTGCATTGCTGGTGCTATGTGTGGGAACTCGCTGCCTCATAGTTCAGCTGTACTGCATAGATTCATTTCCTGAGTCCATTAAGAAGTTTTTGAACGATCAGAATGTGTGTTTTGTGGGAGTTGGAGTGAAGGAGAAAGTCGGTAAGCTGCAGCATTGGCCGCAGATGTGTGGGTGTAAGACAGGTGTGGAGTTGGGTCATTTGGCTGCTAGGGTTCTTAAGAAGCCCAATCTTGATGATGGGTGTGATTTAGTTGAGTTAGCAAGTGAAGTTGGGCTGTTCTATGGGGAACCAAAAAGTGTTGACACTTTCTCAGACTGGACTGCTAGGGTTTTTACCCATGAACAGGTAAAGCATGCCATCTATGATGCTTATGGTTCTTATAGGATTTCAGACAGTCTGTTGGGTTTGCTCTAG